TACGCAAACAATTATGATTTTATTAATGCTTATGAATTAGATAGGGCATATAATAATTTCAATATTTTATTTAATGATGAAATAACAATTAGTGAACATATATATTTTATTAATGAATGTTTAGTAAAAGCTATTGAAGAATGGGTAAAGAGTGAAGATCTGACAAGTTTGAGTTTAAATCAACAAGTAATAAGTAATAATAAATGGTTATCTGCTGATATTATTCTTACCTTGTGTCGATTTTATTTGAAATCAAACTTTTTGTATGAAGCAGGTGTATATATAAATAAAGCAATAAGCGAAGCTGAAGATAATATTTTTATTGAAGGTTTTGAAGCTACTGATAAAGAAAATTTTTTGATTATAGAGGAATTTTTAGAGGAAGTAGCTTATAATGAAGACGTTGAAAGCGTAATGGGTTTGTATAACGAGATAGACTCTAAAGAACTAAAGAGTAGATTCTTAAAGCTTATTAAAGATGCTTGTCATAAAAAGATAACTAATTGTATTGAAGGAAATGATTACAAAGAAGCAAACAGACTTTTCACAATAATATCCGATAAATTGGAGTTAAATGAAGCAGTATTGCTGCTATTAATGCAATTAAATATTAATGGAAATCAATATATCGAAGCTAATAAATATTTAACGTTAATACTGGAAAGGGATTTTTATAATAAAAACATTTTGGAATCAGTTCGAGTTATTTTAGATGATACGCTTAGAAGCTACCAATTAGAGTGTGATTATGAAAATTTCAATGAGATGATTGAGCTTATCAGGAAAGCTTGGAGTGATAAAAAGCTGAATTATAACCCAATTAATATTTTAATTGAAACTTGTGAAAAGCTTATAAATCCCTCTAAGGAAGCTCGGTATTCTATAGAAAAGTTAATTCATGAGATAATGCCCGATAATATAGGTAATGTAAAAAAATTATATTATAGTTGTTATTATCTTGAAAAATATGAGGAAGCTTTAGGGTATGCCTTAAAAGTTGTAGCCCAAGAACCGGAGGATGAAGTGTTTCAACTGAATCTAATAGATTTATATTATGATACTAAACAATATAATTATATTATTGATAATCAGGTGAGTTTATTAGAAAAGTTTAAAGATTACGATAAATTCAAGAGAGCGAGACTAATAAACTTCATTTGTATTTCATATAATAAATTATACTTTGATTCCAATGTTACACAAATTACTCCGGAGCAAAAAGCTGGATATCTAAAAAAAATGATAGGATATATTAATCAAGGTATAGGATTATATCCTTATTTAGATTACTTATGGTCAAATGGTGCAAATTATTTTTTAAGATTTAATCAATTAAATATATCAGGGTATGAAGCGGAAAAAGAAAGATATAGAAGTTTAATAGAACCTTATAATAGTATTGGCCAAGAATATAAAAAGATTAAACAAGCCGTATGTAATGGGTTAGATGCTCCACAATGCCGGAAAGAGCTCGATGAAATATTTAGTGAATTACCATTTATAAAAAACCACTTTGCCAGACAAAAAGTAGCCGATTACTTTTATTACGTTTTTCCAAATGGTGCTCGAATATTTCAAGAGTATCTCCAATCTTTTGTAAAAGACAATAAAAATGCGGAATCATTAAAACAAGCAAGGGGAATATGTTTAAAAGAGCTAATGAAACCGTACACTGAAGGTGATAAATATGATGCCAATGCGCATGTGCATATTTATAATATCGCTAAAACAGAGTTTTGTATGTTAACAAGGCGAGAAATAATAACAGGAGAACCAAGAGCTCTTAGGTTGCTTGCAACTATTAAAGTGCTTGAAAATTGCAATAGTGCTGCGCTTCCTGATACTGATAATGAAATTATAAAAACAAATTTAATTGATTTAACCAAAGATCAAAGGGAGGTTAAAACTTCTATATTTATCACACCAAGAGCTATTTATTCCTTAAAAACAAATTGGGGAGATAAGGTTAAAGATCGGCAGAGTGAATCAAACAATAGCAAAGTATCCCGGGGATAAAAAAGATCCATTTTTAAAGAATTAGGCAAAAAGCTTTGCCGATGGATTAAAATTTTATTGAATACTAATTTTAAATATATTATCTTGTGCAGTAATTCACATGTAGGCTTAATATTTTGGTGTCTTAAAGATTTCGCCTACAGAGGTTTAACCAAAATTATTTATATAGGACAAAACTTATATGCAAAATTTCACTATTAGCCAGCTACTTGATGCCGGCGTACACTTCGGTCATAAAAAGAACCTTTGGAACCCTAAGATGGCGCAATACATCTATGGTATCAGAAACGGGGTTCATATTGTAGATCTACAGCAAACAGCTACAATACTCGCTCATGCATTAAATGTTTTAAGAGAAGTTGCTTCTAAAAACGGAAGAATTCTTTTTGTCGGTACAAAAACTCAAGCGACCGATATTTTGGCTGAATATGCTCAAAAGTGCGGCCAATATTATGTTAACCATCGTTGGTTAGGCGGAATGCTTACTAACTGGCCGACAGTTTCAGCTTCATTAAAAACTATGAGAGAATACGAAGAATTACTGGAAAATGAAAATTTAACTCTTACTAAGAAAGAAAGACTGGATATTTCCAGAAAGCATAATAATCTGGAAAAAGTACTGGGTGGAATTAAAAATATGGGCGGCATGCCTGACCTTCTGTTTGTTATTGATACAAATAAAGAATCTCTTGCTATAAAAGAAGCGAACAAGCTTGGTATTCCGATCGTGGCCATTTGTGATACAAATACTTCTCCCGACGGCATCGATTATGTTATTCCAGGAAATGATGATGCAAGAAAAGCTATCCTTTTATATTGCCAACTTGCCAGTGATGCTGTTCTTCAGGGAATGCAGGCAAGTATGTCTAAGTCCGGTGTTGATATTGGTGCTTCCGCCGAAATCAACGAGAGTACTTTCTCTTTAAATAAGGAAAGTGATCAGGATGAGAATTCAGAATCTGAAGTAACCGAATAGTAGGTAAATAATATGACAAATATTAATGCATCCAGCGTAAAAGATTTAAGAGAAAAAACCGGTGCAGGTATGATGGACTGTAAGAAGGCTCTTACCGAATGCAGCGGAGATTTTGAAGCTGCCGTAGATTGGCTTAGAAAAAAAGGTTTATCGGCTGCGGGCAAAAAAGCGGATAGAGTTGCAGCAGAGGGTTTAATAGCTATTTATACCGAAAATACTCGCGGAACAGTTCTTGAGCTTAACTCGGAAACCGACTTTGTTGCCAGAAACGAAAAGTTTCAAAGCTTGGCAAAAAATTTAGTGCGAAATGCCTCAAACTTTAATGGTAGTGTTGAAGAATTAAAATCCTCTAAACTTAAAGACGGCAAAACCGTAAATGAAGAAGTTATTGAGCATGTGGCGGTGATCGGAGAGAATTTAAGCTTAAGGCGTTTTGAAACTTTATCGGTAAATAGCGGTGCGGTTGTAAGTTACACCCATAATGCAGTTGCGGAAGGCCTTGGAAAAATCGGAGTTTTAGTTGCATTAGAGTCTGAAGCTAAATATGAAGATTTACTTCCCGTCGGTAAACAAATTGCTATGCATATTGCAGCAGCTAAGCCTGAAGCATTGAATATTGAGCAATTGGATCCCGCTAAGGTAGAAAAAGAAAAAAGCATACTTAGTGAACAAGCTTTAGCTTCCGGGAAGCCTAAAGAAGTTGTTGAGAAAATGCTCGAAGGCAGAATTAGAAAGTACTATGAAGAGGTAGTATTGCTTGAGCAGGTATTTATCATGGATAACAAGATGAAGATATCTCAGGTAATTGAAGATGCCGGAAGGCAAATCGGAAAACCGATTAAACTTACAGCCTTTGTAAGATATGCTCTTGGTGAGGGTATCGAGAAAACGGCAGAAAATTAATTTAAGTAAAAAAGGGGCTTTAAGCCTCTTTTTTTATAACTAATTTTATTTGGATATAAGTTATAATGGTAAAGAAGTATAATAGGATATTACTGAAGCTTTCCGGGGAAGCATTAATGGGCGCGCAAAAATTCGGCCAGGATCCGGAAACTATTAGCAGAATCTGCTCTGATATAAAAGAAGTTAGAGATGCTGGGTATGAAATATGCGTAGTAGTGGGCGGCGGTAACATTTGTCGGG
The endosymbiont of Acanthamoeba sp. UWC8 DNA segment above includes these coding regions:
- the rpsB gene encoding 30S ribosomal protein S2, which translates into the protein MQNFTISQLLDAGVHFGHKKNLWNPKMAQYIYGIRNGVHIVDLQQTATILAHALNVLREVASKNGRILFVGTKTQATDILAEYAQKCGQYYVNHRWLGGMLTNWPTVSASLKTMREYEELLENENLTLTKKERLDISRKHNNLEKVLGGIKNMGGMPDLLFVIDTNKESLAIKEANKLGIPIVAICDTNTSPDGIDYVIPGNDDARKAILLYCQLASDAVLQGMQASMSKSGVDIGASAEINESTFSLNKESDQDENSESEVTE
- the tsf gene encoding translation elongation factor Ts; the encoded protein is MTNINASSVKDLREKTGAGMMDCKKALTECSGDFEAAVDWLRKKGLSAAGKKADRVAAEGLIAIYTENTRGTVLELNSETDFVARNEKFQSLAKNLVRNASNFNGSVEELKSSKLKDGKTVNEEVIEHVAVIGENLSLRRFETLSVNSGAVVSYTHNAVAEGLGKIGVLVALESEAKYEDLLPVGKQIAMHIAAAKPEALNIEQLDPAKVEKEKSILSEQALASGKPKEVVEKMLEGRIRKYYEEVVLLEQVFIMDNKMKISQVIEDAGRQIGKPIKLTAFVRYALGEGIEKTAEN